A genomic region of Noviherbaspirillum sp. L7-7A contains the following coding sequences:
- a CDS encoding LysR family transcriptional regulator, which produces MSRLPAHIDIHLIRILYLLLSEKNVSRVALKLNQPQPSISASLRKLRELTGDPLLVRGSRGMVPTQHGESLLKPAKRILDETERLFVQKLPFEAREEARTFRIAAPDYLDSQFLPNVVARVRRESPKSRVVIMNISRDIDHIRLLSDGDLDLVIANWDEPPAHLHLAKLFQDPIACIMRADCAYARRTAPDAMTVEDYLSLPHVAPSQMMPGYHGVIESFLERHNLRRNVVVESAYFGQMPYMLLQSDLVLTTGRQFLRFYEQNLPLKTYSVPLKFPPMRFYQLWHDRVHHASEHKWLRDLIGTVARELQPRAAS; this is translated from the coding sequence ATGTCCCGCCTGCCCGCCCACATCGACATTCACCTGATCCGCATCCTGTACCTGCTGCTGTCGGAAAAGAATGTATCGCGGGTGGCGCTGAAGCTGAACCAGCCGCAGCCGTCGATCTCGGCCTCGCTGCGCAAGCTGCGCGAACTGACCGGCGACCCGCTGCTGGTGCGCGGCTCGCGCGGCATGGTGCCGACGCAGCATGGCGAGAGCCTGTTGAAGCCGGCCAAGCGCATCCTCGACGAGACCGAGCGGCTGTTCGTGCAGAAGCTGCCGTTCGAGGCGCGCGAGGAAGCACGCACCTTCCGCATCGCCGCGCCCGACTACCTGGACAGCCAGTTCCTGCCCAACGTGGTGGCAAGGGTGCGGCGCGAGTCGCCCAAGAGCCGGGTGGTGATCATGAACATCAGCCGCGACATCGACCATATCCGGCTGCTGTCGGACGGCGACCTTGATCTCGTGATCGCCAACTGGGACGAGCCGCCCGCGCACCTGCATCTGGCCAAGCTGTTCCAGGACCCGATCGCCTGCATCATGCGCGCCGACTGCGCCTATGCCCGCCGCACCGCGCCGGACGCAATGACGGTCGAAGACTACCTGTCGCTGCCGCATGTGGCGCCGTCGCAGATGATGCCCGGCTATCACGGCGTGATCGAGTCCTTCCTGGAACGCCACAACCTGCGGCGCAACGTGGTGGTGGAGTCGGCCTATTTCGGCCAGATGCCCTACATGCTGCTGCAAAGCGACCTCGTGCTCACCACCGGCCGCCAGTTCCTGCGTTTCTATGAACAGAACCTGCCGCTGAAGACCTACAGCGTGCCGCTGAAGTTTCCACCGATGCGTTTCTACCAGCTCTGGCACGACCGGGTGCACCATGCGAGCGAACACAAGTGGCTGCGCGACCTGATCGGCACGGTTGCCCGCGAACTGCAGCCGCGCGCGGCTTCCTGA
- a CDS encoding 8-oxoguanine deaminase — protein MSPLPAPNTAGKTLLVRNARLLVTMDAARREIPDGAVFIRGHVIEQVGPSAELPAEADEIIDAGGLLVMPGMVNTHHHMYQSLTRVVPDAQDGELFKWLGALYPVWAGLTGEMIRVSTQTAMAELMLSGCTTSSDHLYIYPNDCRLDDSIEAAQQIGMRFHATRGAMSVGQSKGGLPPDAVVEQEDAILKDSQRLIETWHDAGRHAMLRIAVAPCSPFSVSRDLMKTSAELARSHGVAMHTHLAENVNDVAYSLEKFGMTPAQYAEDCGWVGHDVWHAHCVQLDQPGIELFARTHTGVAHCPCSNMRLASGIAPVRRMLDHGVPVGLGVDGSASNDGAHMLGEARQAMLLQRVGFGPDAMTARQALELATLGGAKVLGRDDIGALAPGMAADLVMFRLDQPAYAGALHDPVAALVFCTPSNVDCSIIHGRVVVKEGQLATLDLGPLVERHNGLARNLMEAARQG, from the coding sequence ATGAGTCCACTCCCCGCCCCTAACACCGCCGGCAAGACCCTGCTGGTGCGCAATGCCCGCCTGCTCGTCACCATGGACGCGGCGCGCCGCGAAATACCGGATGGCGCGGTCTTCATCCGCGGTCATGTCATCGAGCAGGTCGGCCCGAGCGCCGAGTTGCCGGCCGAAGCCGACGAGATCATCGACGCCGGCGGCCTCCTGGTGATGCCGGGCATGGTCAACACCCACCACCATATGTACCAGAGCCTGACGCGGGTGGTGCCCGACGCGCAGGATGGCGAGCTGTTCAAGTGGCTGGGCGCGCTGTACCCGGTCTGGGCAGGACTGACCGGCGAAATGATAAGGGTATCGACCCAGACCGCGATGGCCGAGCTGATGCTGTCGGGCTGCACCACCAGCAGCGACCATCTCTATATTTATCCCAACGACTGCCGGCTGGACGACAGCATCGAAGCGGCGCAGCAGATCGGCATGCGTTTCCATGCCACCCGCGGCGCGATGAGCGTGGGCCAGAGCAAGGGCGGCCTGCCACCGGACGCGGTGGTGGAACAGGAAGACGCCATCCTGAAGGACAGCCAGCGCCTGATCGAAACCTGGCATGATGCCGGCCGCCACGCGATGCTGCGCATCGCGGTCGCGCCCTGCTCGCCGTTTTCGGTCTCGCGCGACCTGATGAAGACATCGGCCGAGCTGGCGCGCAGCCATGGCGTGGCCATGCATACCCATCTGGCCGAAAACGTGAATGACGTCGCCTACAGCCTGGAAAAATTCGGCATGACGCCGGCGCAATACGCCGAGGATTGCGGCTGGGTCGGCCATGATGTGTGGCATGCCCACTGCGTGCAGCTCGACCAGCCCGGCATCGAGCTGTTCGCCCGCACCCATACCGGCGTGGCGCACTGCCCCTGCTCCAACATGCGGCTGGCCTCCGGCATCGCGCCGGTGCGGCGCATGCTGGACCATGGCGTGCCGGTCGGCCTGGGCGTGGATGGCAGCGCCTCCAACGATGGCGCCCACATGCTGGGCGAGGCGCGCCAGGCGATGCTGCTGCAACGGGTTGGCTTCGGCCCGGATGCCATGACGGCACGCCAGGCGCTGGAACTGGCCACGCTGGGTGGCGCGAAGGTGCTGGGACGGGACGACATCGGCGCGCTGGCGCCGGGTATGGCGGCCGACCTGGTGATGTTCAGGCTTGACCAGCCGGCCTATGCTGGCGCCCTGCACGACCCGGTGGCGGCGCTGGTGTTCTGCACGCCATCGAACGTGGATTGCAGCATCATCCATGGCCGCGTGGTGGTGAAGGAAGGCCAGCTTGCCACGCTGGACCTGGGGCCGCTGGTGGAGCGCCACAACGGGCTGGCGCGGAACTTGATGGAAGCGGCGCGACAGGGCTGA
- a CDS encoding DHA2 family efflux MFS transporter permease subunit has translation MATAPRAALPPLSGTPLVLGTLALSLAVFMNVLDSSIANVSIPAISGDMGVSPQQGTWVITSFAVSNAISVPLTGWLTMRFGQVRLFITSILLFVLASFLCGVAPSIEILIAARVLQGAVAGPMIPLSQSLLLASYPPARSGMALAFWGMTTLVAPIMGPLLGGWISDNYTWPWIFYINIPIGLFAAWASWSIYHTRESKTVRLPIDKIGLALLVIWVGSLQLMLDKGKELDWFASGEIIVLTAVALVAFVYFIIWELGEEHPVVDLSLFAGRNFSGGVVAISVAYGLFFGSLVILPLWLQTQIGYTATEAGKVMAPVGIFAILLSPLVGKMLPKVDARFVASTAFLIFALVFFLRSRFTPEVDTMTLMIPTVIQGAAMAMFFIPLTSIILSGLSPERIPAAAGLSNFVRIMFGGMGTSLTSTLWDSRSTLHHAQLAEHAGPSNPAFSQAVQAMQAQGMSEQGAWAVIERSLSVQAGTLGATDIFYMSAILFILLIGLVWMTRPVRSKTPVDAGGAH, from the coding sequence ATGGCCACCGCTCCCCGCGCCGCCCTGCCGCCGCTGAGCGGCACGCCGCTCGTCCTGGGCACGCTGGCGCTGTCGCTGGCGGTGTTCATGAACGTGCTCGACTCGTCGATTGCCAACGTATCCATCCCGGCCATCTCCGGCGACATGGGCGTGTCGCCGCAGCAGGGCACCTGGGTAATCACCTCGTTCGCGGTATCGAATGCAATCTCGGTGCCCCTGACCGGCTGGCTGACGATGCGCTTCGGCCAGGTGCGGCTGTTCATTACCTCCATTTTGCTGTTCGTGCTGGCTTCCTTCCTGTGCGGCGTTGCGCCCAGCATCGAGATCCTGATCGCCGCCCGCGTGCTGCAGGGCGCAGTGGCAGGGCCGATGATTCCGCTGTCGCAGTCGCTGCTCCTGGCCAGCTATCCGCCGGCCAGGAGCGGCATGGCGCTGGCGTTCTGGGGCATGACCACGCTGGTGGCGCCGATCATGGGGCCGCTGCTGGGCGGCTGGATCTCGGACAACTACACCTGGCCGTGGATCTTCTACATCAACATCCCGATCGGCCTGTTCGCGGCCTGGGCCAGCTGGTCCATCTACCACACCCGTGAATCGAAGACGGTCAGGCTGCCGATCGACAAGATCGGTCTCGCACTGCTGGTGATCTGGGTCGGCTCGCTGCAGCTGATGCTGGACAAGGGCAAGGAGCTGGACTGGTTCGCCTCGGGCGAGATCATCGTGCTGACCGCGGTGGCGCTGGTGGCCTTCGTCTACTTCATCATCTGGGAGCTGGGCGAGGAACATCCGGTGGTAGACCTGTCCCTGTTTGCCGGCCGCAATTTCAGCGGCGGCGTGGTGGCGATTTCGGTTGCCTATGGCCTGTTCTTCGGCAGCCTGGTGATCCTGCCGCTGTGGCTGCAGACGCAGATCGGCTACACCGCCACCGAGGCCGGCAAGGTGATGGCGCCGGTCGGCATCTTCGCCATCCTGCTCTCGCCGCTGGTGGGCAAGATGCTGCCCAAGGTGGACGCCCGCTTCGTTGCTTCTACCGCCTTCCTGATCTTCGCGCTGGTGTTCTTCCTGCGTTCGCGCTTCACGCCGGAAGTCGACACCATGACGCTGATGATCCCGACCGTGATCCAGGGCGCGGCGATGGCGATGTTCTTCATCCCGCTGACGTCCATCATCCTGTCGGGCCTGTCGCCGGAGCGCATCCCGGCGGCGGCCGGCCTGTCGAATTTCGTGCGCATCATGTTCGGCGGCATGGGCACCTCGCTCACCTCGACGCTGTGGGACAGCCGCAGCACGCTGCATCATGCGCAGCTGGCCGAGCACGCCGGGCCATCCAATCCAGCCTTCAGCCAGGCGGTGCAGGCAATGCAGGCCCAGGGCATGTCGGAGCAGGGCGCCTGGGCCGTGATCGAGCGCAGCCTGTCGGTGCAGGCCGGCACGCTGGGCGCGACCGATATCTTTTATATGTCGGCGATTCTGTTCATCCTGCTGATCGGGCTGGTGTGGATGACGCGGCCTGTGCGGTCGAAGACGCCGGTGGATGCGGGCGGGGCGCATTGA
- a CDS encoding HlyD family efflux transporter periplasmic adaptor subunit, which produces MQSSPPQALPAPARNGKRRAFLIGFTLLVLAALVAYGIWWFVFARHFESTDDAYVAGNVVQVTPQVGGTVIAIHADDTERVEMGKPLVELDPADARVALAQAEAQLAQTVRETRTLFVNTGALNANISLRSTELARARDDLARRTRLTGTGAVSGEDIEHARNAVKAAESALQAAREQLASNQALTSSTPVAENPNVLRAAAQVRSAYLAYARTRLPAPITGYVARRSVQVGQRVAPGAPLLSIVPLDALWVDANFKEGQLAQMRIGQPVTLHSDLYGDDVVYHGQVVGLAAGTGAAFALLPAQNASGNWIKVVQRVPVRIRLDPKELAEKPLRIGLSMEVKVDIARAEGTSLTSSGAARTAPAYETRVFDAADREAEQDIARIIADNSAAVAKR; this is translated from the coding sequence ATGCAAAGTTCCCCTCCACAGGCATTGCCGGCCCCGGCCCGCAACGGCAAGCGCCGCGCTTTCCTGATTGGCTTCACCCTGCTGGTGCTGGCCGCGCTGGTGGCCTACGGCATCTGGTGGTTTGTCTTCGCCCGCCATTTCGAAAGTACTGACGACGCCTATGTCGCCGGCAATGTGGTGCAGGTTACGCCCCAGGTCGGCGGCACGGTGATCGCCATCCATGCCGACGACACCGAGCGGGTGGAAATGGGCAAGCCGCTGGTTGAACTCGATCCGGCCGACGCCAGGGTGGCGCTGGCCCAGGCCGAGGCGCAGCTGGCCCAGACCGTGCGCGAAACCCGCACGCTGTTCGTCAACACCGGCGCCCTTAACGCCAACATCTCGCTGCGCAGCACCGAGCTGGCGCGCGCCCGCGACGACCTGGCGCGCCGCACCCGCCTGACCGGCACCGGCGCCGTATCCGGCGAGGATATCGAGCATGCCCGCAATGCCGTCAAGGCGGCGGAGTCGGCGCTGCAAGCCGCGCGCGAGCAACTGGCATCGAACCAGGCGCTGACCAGCAGCACGCCTGTCGCGGAGAATCCCAACGTGCTGCGCGCCGCCGCGCAGGTGCGCTCCGCCTATCTCGCCTATGCCCGCACCAGGCTGCCGGCGCCCATCACCGGCTATGTGGCGCGGCGCTCGGTGCAGGTCGGCCAGCGTGTCGCGCCCGGCGCGCCGCTGTTGTCCATCGTGCCGCTGGATGCGCTGTGGGTGGATGCCAACTTCAAGGAAGGCCAGCTGGCGCAGATGCGCATCGGCCAGCCGGTGACCCTGCATTCCGACCTGTATGGCGATGACGTGGTCTATCACGGCCAGGTGGTGGGCCTGGCCGCCGGCACCGGCGCCGCGTTCGCCCTGCTGCCCGCGCAAAATGCCAGCGGCAACTGGATCAAGGTGGTGCAGCGTGTGCCCGTGCGCATCAGGCTCGACCCCAAGGAGCTGGCCGAGAAGCCGCTGCGCATCGGCCTGTCGATGGAAGTGAAGGTGGACATTGCCCGGGCCGAAGGCACCTCCCTGACCTCCAGCGGCGCAGCCCGCACCGCGCCGGCCTACGAGACCCGGGTATTCGATGCCGCCGACCGCGAGGCCGAGCAGGACATCGCCCGCATCATCGCCGACAACAGCGCGGCCGTGGCGAAGCGCTGA
- a CDS encoding efflux transporter outer membrane subunit, producing the protein MTRFTPMRSGRIKAGAAAVAGALLLSSCASFNGIESSRQLQTPSELPAGASLPAQGGAWPTMDWVAQLGGAPLRALVEEALTDNPGLQVTAARLASAQAAVDLSRANRLPTVGAGLSSTYQRYTETGLIPPPLAGEYKADTQLALNFSHELDFWGRHDAELRAALAQGRAVDAEQYSARLTLTAAISRAWLQLARQNAQLELTRQQLVAREKLGRLTALRFKAGLDTESESEQTRQQLEGLRAEIVQWQEAMALTRNQLAALMGKGPDRGLAIAAPPLPPESATALPDQLPLGLLGRRPDIVASRWRVEAAQGEIASAKAQFYPNVNLTAFAGFSTLSLDRLLEAGSRIVGIGPAIRLPVFEGGRLRAQLKGRVAGYDNAVASYNQTLVDALRDVADQVQSLRAAEAQGGHQRAATQAASNALRLARERERVGTTNMLPVLASELALIVQRKVELENQARRADLRVNLVRALGGGFDADAAGLAAEQSSSSSKSAS; encoded by the coding sequence ATGACGAGATTTACGCCAATGCGATCCGGCAGGATCAAGGCCGGGGCCGCCGCTGTGGCCGGCGCGCTGCTGCTGTCTTCCTGCGCTAGCTTCAATGGCATCGAAAGCAGCAGGCAGTTGCAGACGCCGTCCGAGCTTCCCGCCGGCGCCAGCCTGCCGGCCCAGGGCGGCGCCTGGCCGACCATGGACTGGGTGGCCCAGCTTGGCGGCGCTCCACTGCGCGCCCTGGTGGAAGAAGCGCTGACTGACAATCCCGGCCTGCAGGTCACGGCGGCGCGCCTGGCCTCGGCGCAGGCGGCTGTCGACTTGAGCCGCGCCAACCGCCTGCCCACCGTGGGCGCCGGCCTCAGCAGCACTTACCAGCGCTATACCGAAACCGGCCTGATTCCGCCGCCGCTGGCCGGCGAATACAAGGCCGACACCCAACTCGCACTGAATTTTTCCCATGAACTCGACTTCTGGGGCCGGCACGACGCTGAACTCCGCGCCGCGCTGGCGCAGGGCAGGGCGGTCGACGCCGAGCAGTACAGCGCGCGCCTGACGCTGACGGCCGCCATCAGCCGTGCCTGGCTGCAGCTGGCGCGCCAGAATGCGCAGCTGGAACTGACCAGGCAGCAGCTGGTGGCCCGTGAAAAGCTCGGCCGCCTGACGGCGCTGCGCTTCAAGGCCGGCCTGGACACCGAAAGCGAGAGCGAACAGACGCGCCAGCAGCTGGAAGGCTTGCGCGCCGAGATCGTGCAGTGGCAGGAGGCGATGGCGCTGACCCGCAACCAGCTGGCAGCGCTGATGGGCAAGGGGCCGGACCGCGGCCTGGCGATTGCCGCGCCGCCGCTGCCGCCCGAGTCGGCAACGGCCTTGCCCGACCAGCTCCCGCTGGGCCTGTTGGGCCGGCGCCCGGATATCGTGGCCAGCCGCTGGCGGGTCGAGGCGGCGCAGGGCGAGATCGCCAGCGCCAAGGCGCAGTTCTATCCGAACGTGAACCTGACCGCCTTTGCCGGCTTTTCCACGCTGTCGCTGGACCGCCTGCTCGAAGCCGGCAGCCGCATCGTCGGCATCGGCCCGGCGATCCGCCTGCCGGTGTTCGAAGGCGGCCGCCTGCGGGCGCAGCTCAAGGGACGAGTTGCCGGCTATGACAATGCCGTTGCCAGCTACAACCAGACGCTGGTGGATGCGCTGCGCGACGTGGCTGACCAGGTGCAGTCGCTGCGCGCAGCCGAGGCGCAGGGCGGCCATCAGCGTGCTGCCACCCAGGCCGCCAGCAATGCGCTGCGCCTGGCGCGCGAGCGCGAGCGGGTCGGTACCACCAACATGCTGCCAGTGCTGGCCAGCGAACTGGCGCTGATCGTGCAGCGCAAGGTCGAGCTGGAAAACCAGGCGCGCCGCGCCGACCTGCGCGTGAACCTGGTCCGGGCGCTGGGCGGCGGCTTCGACGCCGATGCCGCCGGCCTGGCCGCCGAACAATCCTCTTCTTCATCGAAATCCGCATCATGA
- a CDS encoding trypsin-like peptidase domain-containing protein has product MKKAPLYSSSRRSPPRQPASPSDGEPAREGSHKPATPSPAAAASPAPSPTTSVHSKPRRMHRLRSVLARHERLLLVLGSALLTLALMIAWTASRPVPRELKQEDIDAAVLHTMQEKVMPSAEARAFRAIHPSVVRIRQLGHVDGKEGDVVKGVGTGVVILDKGVILTNLHVVAGAERVQITFADGSVSEAGVMNVQPENDLAVLQAKTIPDDLVAATLRPSRDLAMGDHVIAVGFPFGIGPSVSAGIVSGLKREYRSPEGNKILSNLIQFDAAANPGNSGGPLVTMDGEVVGIVTAILNPGDQGVFIGIGFAVPIENAAAAVGMSPF; this is encoded by the coding sequence ATGAAGAAAGCGCCGCTCTACAGCAGCTCACGCCGCAGTCCTCCCAGACAGCCTGCGTCGCCCTCCGATGGCGAGCCGGCCAGGGAAGGCAGCCACAAGCCTGCTACGCCCTCCCCCGCCGCCGCTGCCAGTCCAGCGCCTTCTCCCACAACGTCAGTCCACAGCAAGCCGCGCCGCATGCATCGCCTGCGCAGCGTGCTGGCGCGCCACGAACGACTGCTGCTGGTACTGGGCTCGGCGCTGCTGACCCTGGCGCTGATGATCGCCTGGACCGCCAGCCGGCCGGTGCCGCGCGAACTGAAACAGGAAGACATCGACGCCGCGGTGCTGCACACCATGCAGGAAAAGGTGATGCCATCGGCCGAAGCGCGCGCCTTCCGCGCTATCCATCCATCGGTGGTGCGCATACGCCAGCTTGGCCATGTCGACGGCAAGGAAGGCGACGTGGTCAAGGGCGTGGGCACCGGCGTGGTGATCCTGGACAAGGGCGTGATCCTGACCAACCTGCATGTGGTGGCCGGCGCCGAGCGGGTGCAGATCACCTTTGCCGACGGCAGCGTCTCGGAAGCCGGTGTGATGAATGTGCAGCCCGAGAACGACCTTGCGGTGCTGCAGGCCAAGACCATCCCCGATGACCTGGTGGCCGCCACCCTGCGCCCCAGCCGCGACCTGGCGATGGGCGACCATGTGATTGCCGTCGGCTTCCCGTTCGGCATCGGCCCGTCGGTATCGGCCGGCATCGTGTCCGGCCTGAAGCGGGAGTACCGCTCGCCGGAAGGCAACAAGATCCTGTCCAACCTGATCCAGTTCGACGCCGCCGCCAATCCCGGCAATTCCGGCGGACCGCTGGTGACGATGGACGGCGAGGTGGTTGGCATCGTGACCGCCATCCTCAACCCTGGCGACCAGGGTGTATTCATCGGCATCGGCTTCGCGGTCCCGATCGAAAACGCGGCGGCGGCAGTCGGCATGTCGCCCTTCTGA
- a CDS encoding MoxR family ATPase, with the protein MIERQTGGTDVSRQMEQVLYEVKKVVVGQDHFLERVLVAILAQGHLLVEGVPGLAKTLTVKTLARTLRGNFKRIQFTPDLVPADLVGTRIYNQKTGEFSTSFGPVFTHLLLADEINRAPAKVQSALLEVMQEYQVTIAGETHKVPQPFLVMATQNPIETEGTYPLPEAQVDRFMMKILVGYPTEEEEFVIANRVTGPAPSVAAVTSMEHLAELQRQCRNGYVDPSLIQYAVRLVAATREPEKLGVRDVAPYLTYGASPRATIGLVECARALAFLRGRNYALPEDMVDIAPDVLRHRLSLSYQALSEGINSDVLIQRIMKHLPAPERALEAHVRYDNNA; encoded by the coding sequence ATGATAGAACGTCAGACCGGCGGCACCGATGTATCGCGGCAGATGGAGCAGGTGCTCTATGAAGTCAAGAAAGTGGTGGTGGGGCAGGACCATTTCCTGGAGCGGGTGCTGGTGGCCATCCTGGCACAGGGCCATCTGCTGGTGGAAGGCGTGCCTGGCCTGGCCAAGACGCTGACCGTGAAGACCCTGGCGCGCACCCTGCGCGGCAATTTCAAGCGCATCCAGTTCACGCCCGACCTGGTGCCGGCCGACCTGGTGGGCACCCGCATCTACAACCAGAAGACCGGCGAATTCTCCACCTCCTTCGGCCCGGTGTTTACCCACCTGCTGCTGGCCGACGAGATCAACCGCGCGCCGGCCAAGGTGCAGAGCGCGCTGCTGGAGGTCATGCAGGAGTACCAGGTCACCATCGCCGGCGAAACCCACAAGGTGCCGCAGCCCTTCCTGGTGATGGCGACCCAGAATCCGATCGAGACCGAAGGCACCTATCCGCTGCCGGAAGCCCAGGTCGACCGCTTCATGATGAAGATCCTGGTCGGCTATCCGACCGAGGAAGAGGAATTCGTCATCGCCAACCGGGTCACCGGCCCGGCGCCCTCTGTGGCGGCGGTGACCAGCATGGAGCACCTGGCCGAGCTGCAGCGCCAATGCCGCAACGGCTATGTCGACCCGTCGCTGATCCAGTATGCGGTGCGGCTGGTGGCCGCCACCCGCGAACCCGAAAAGCTGGGCGTGCGCGACGTGGCGCCCTACCTGACCTACGGCGCCAGCCCGCGCGCCACCATCGGCCTGGTGGAGTGCGCAAGAGCCTTGGCCTTCCTGCGCGGCCGCAACTACGCGCTGCCGGAAGACATGGTCGACATCGCGCCCGACGTGCTGCGGCACCGGCTGTCGCTGTCCTACCAGGCGCTGTCGGAAGGCATCAACAGCGACGTGCTGATCCAGCGCATCATGAAGCACCTGCCGGCGCCGGAACGCGCGCTCGAAGCCCATGTCCGCTACGACAACAACGCCTGA